A region from the Chelonoidis abingdonii isolate Lonesome George chromosome 10, CheloAbing_2.0, whole genome shotgun sequence genome encodes:
- the IHH gene encoding indian hedgehog protein, which yields MKLARLLLLLSGCALLLAPAVRGCGPGRVVGSRRRPPRKLIPLAYKQFSPNVPEKTLGASGRYEGKIARNSERFKELTPNYNPDIIFKDEENTGADRLMTQRCKDRLNSLAISVMNQWPGVKLRVTEGWDEDGHHSEESLHYEGRAVDITTSDRDRNKYGLLARLAVEAGFDWVYYESKAHIHCSVKSEHSAAAKTGGCFPARALATLEGGVRTPLWALRPGQRVLAMDEQGRATYSDFLAFLDKEASVPTTFHVIETREPPRRLALTPAHLLFVAENSTAPAARFQATFASHVRPGHYVLVAAVGTSLRPARVVDVSTQTDFGAYAPLTRHGTLVVDDVVASCFALVQEQWLAQLAFWPLRLYHSLVGGHRTQPEGVHWYSGLLYRLGRLLLAPESFHPLGTAQFES from the exons ATGAAGCTGGCccggctgctgttgctgctgagcGGGTGCGCGCTGCTGCTGGCCCCGGCGGTGCGGGGGTGCGGGCCGGGCCGGGTGGTGGGCAGCCGGCGGCGGCCCCCCAGGAAGCTCATCCCGCTGGCTTACAAACAGTTCAGCCCCAACGTGCCGGAGAAAACCCTGGGCGCCAGCGGCAGGTACGAGGGCAAGATCGCCCGGAACTCGGAGCGCTTTAAGGAGCTGACCCCCAACTACAACCCCGACATCATCTTCAAGGACGAGGAGAACACCGGAGCCGACCGCCTCATGACCCAG CGCTGCAAGGACCGCCTGAACTCCCTGGCCATCTCGGTGATGAACCAGTGGCCGGGCGTGAAGCTGCGGGTGACAGAGGGCTGGGATGAGGATGGACACCACTCGGAGGAGTCGCTGCACTACGAGGGCCGAGCCGTGGACATCACCACCTCCGACCGGGACCGCAACAAGTACGGCCTGCTGGCCCGTCTGGCCGTGGAGGCTGGCTTCGACTGGGTCTATTATGAGTCCAAGGCCCACATCCACTGCTCGGTCAAGTCAG AGCATTCGGCAGCAGCGAAGACGGGCGGGTGCTTCCCTGCCCGGGCCTTGGCGACGCTGGAGGGTGGGGTGAGGACCCCCCTGTGGGCGCTGCGCCCGGGGCAGCGGGTGCTGGCTATGGACGAGCAGGGCCGGGCCACCTACAGCGACTTCCTGGCCTTCCTGGACAAGGAGGCATCGGTGCCGACCACTTTCCACGTGATCGAGACCCGGGAGCCACCACGTCGCCTGGCCCTGACCCCTGCCCACCTGCTCTTCGTGGCTGAGAACTCCACGGCACCCGCTGCCCGCTTCCAGGCCACCTTCGCCAGCCATGTACGGCCCGGTCACTACGTGCTGGTGGCAGCGGTGGGGACGAGCCTGCGGCCAGCCAGGGTGGTGGATGTCTCCACCCAGACAGACTTCGGGGCCTACGCCCCCCTCACCCGCCACGGGACCCTGGTGGTGGACGACGTGGTGGCCTCCTGCTTCGCCCTGGTGCAGGAGCAGTGGCTGGCACAGCTGGCATTCTGGCCGCTCCGGCTCTACCACAGCCTGGTGGGAGGGCACAGGACCCAGCCGGAGGGCGTGCACTGGTACTCGGGGCTGCTGTACCGCCTGGGccggctgctgctggccccagagAGCTTCCACCCGCTGGGGACGGCCCAGTTCGAGAGCTGA